ACCAACCCTGCGAAAAATGTCTGACCCCAATGTTTTGGCTGTCCCAGCTGTACTCTTTGACAGTGGGTCTGGGCTGTTCAGTTGTGCTACAGAGCTTTAGATGCCAcccaagaaatgaaagcaaagccaGAAGAAATCATGAAAGAATACAGATTGCCTGACAACAATATCATCCAGGCAGGCAACCAGCTATTTCCTGCACCACAGaccttttttgtgcctgcaaaCATTGGAGTTGAAGCTCCTGGTGCGCACAAAATGATCTTCAACACCATCATGGGGCATGGCATTGATGTGCTCAGGAGCCTCTGTGGCCTTCAGGGGGGTCCAGACTCTTCCCTGGCCTGGAGTGGACCCTGAAGGAGATGAAGCTGCAAGTGCCTGCTGGCATGTTTGTGAGCATCATTGAACCCCGCCACGAGAAAATACTGTGTGTGGACTGGGGCCTCCATCCTCCCCTGCCTGACGTCTCTCAAACAGATGTGGGTCACCGTGAGCGATAACAAGGATTTGGGGGCATGTCAGTCACCAGAAATGCTTTTAAGGAGAACGTCCGACCGACTGCATGGCTTTCTGCAACCACTCATGAGCAAGAAACCCTGCTGAGAGCTGACGGATCTAAAAGGTACCGCAGATGTTTGTGTGTTTATTGGCGGCTAAAACCTGTGTGAAAATAAAGCACTAGAAACACTGGTAACGAGGATCTTTTGTTTatcatctcccttcccctccgcAGAGTTTACAGGTGTGTACGTGTCTCGGGGAAGCAGTAACTCCGGAACGGAGTCGCAGCCTGCCTTGGAGCCGTATGGGGAGCGGCATACCTCCTCTGCTGAGATTTTTCCCTCTCAGGTCTCTGAGATATCTGGGGTTTGTATTCTAAAACGAGCTCTCACGTTATTTTTGACcttattaaaaacatttcctttagaaacccagcaaaaccccaaacagaaTCCAAATATAAATCAATGCAAATGCAATTACTGTAACCGACCCTCCTCTGTGCCTgagggtctgaaaaaaaaatccattgattCTCTGCTGTAATTTATCTGGGAAGTAAGAACACCCAGTTTCACTTCCAAATACAGGCCCTGAATCACAACGCTCGGCACCGCCGGCTCCCCAAGGAAGCGGCGCTGCCGGTGCAGCTGCGGAGGACGGGGAGCTCGGCGGAGCGGGCCCTGGCTCAGCTGGGGGCCCTGGGACATCCCATCGATGCTCTGTGCCAGCAGCCACTGCCAGGGACGGCACCGTCCTGCGCAGGACGGCTGATGCTGTGGCGGCAGGGACCCGCACGGTGGTTTTTCACATCGGCTCTGGACAGCGTAAGGCAACAGGCATCCCCCCGTTCGGTTATTTCTGCCCTTGTGGGATATCCCAAATTCACACTTGTCATGTTTGGGGCGAGTCATAAGGACCGCTATGTCAGGGAAGAAGCTCAATCCAGAATGGGCGTTTTGTCTTTTACTTACCCAATGGAAAATGGGGTTGTTACATCCTGGGACGACATGGAGAGGATTTGGAGATAACTATCTGAACAAGATCTCAGAACGAAACCACATGAGAGGCCAGCACTGCTGACCGAGACCCTTCTCAATCCTTTGTCCCATCAAGAAAAATGGCTGAGATGAAGTTAGAAAGCTTCCAGGTGCCTGTCCCTTTGGTGACTCTGTGACAGCCCTGTTCGCTGGTGGCTGCACAGCGGGACTAGTGGTGGACAGTCGCAGCGGTGTCACTGTCACGATCCCTGTCTACTAAGGCCATTACTTGCTATGCGGCATTTCCAGGCTGGATTTTGCAGGCAGAGATGTAACCAAATGCCTGGCCAGGCTCCTCTCGGAGACCGGGCACTCCTTTGTAagcacagcagagagagaaattgTCGGGGATATGAAGGAGAAGCTGTGCTATGTTACTTTAGATCCTAGacaaaatatgtaagaaaagcctgaaaaactTATATGCGAGTACATTCTCCCTGACAGAAGGGCTGTCAAGGCAGGAGAGCGGCTATTCTGAGCTCCTGAAGTGCTTTTTGTGCCCGCAGAGCCAGAAGTCCCAGGGCCAGGGGTTGGGAGGGTGCTCCTCCAGAGCATCCCCAAGTGTTGTGACTATATCCAGTCCAACATCCTAAGGAACATGCTGCCATCGGGCAGATCAACTCTTTTCCGAGGTTTCAAGGAGAGGTTTCTGAAGGAGCTCCAGGCAGGAGTTCCCAACACAACTCATGTCAAGACCATCTCGCCACAAGATCAGATGTAATCCGTGTGGATTGCTGCTTCCACCCTTGTGCCAGTTTAAGAGTGTTTAGGAATATGTGGCTTACCAGGGAAGACTATAATGAGGTCGGACCAACAGTATTCcagagaaaatgcttttgaaactTTCAGTAGGACCatccaggaatttttttttgagtgccAATCTGAACATCTGGAGAGCAGTTAATAAATCAGTacaaaaataattgatttatAGTAAGTGATTTTATAGCTTACTAAAGAAAGGTCCCTTGTGCATTGGGTTGAAGAAAGAGTCCTTGTTCAGAGCGTTTTTGCTATCCAAGATGTTGGTTTTAATTCTAGAAATGTGTTGATCCCTGCTAGAACTGCAAACAGTTTGTCAGAATTTTAAACACTTGAGAACAAGCCACCTCCATCCTATGCCCGTGGGCGCTGGCTCCCTGCCATCCGCCGTAAACTTCCAAGGAGTGGAAAGAGACCTCTGATGGAGAAATAGAGGGCTCAGGGGGATTGCTGACCCTTCGCCATAGCGCTGGAGATCTCCTCGAGTGGCCCAGGAGGATCTCAGAGGGGACTGGGCTTCTAAGTTTGTTTTTGcccacaaaatgaaaataagttgGTCCACTGTTAAAATGGAGCTCTCAAACTGGGAATATCTCCATGCTATTAGCGGCCTTGCCGCGTGATTCGCTATGTCACATCACATAAAACGTTGCCTCCGTTTGTCCATCGGTGGGATTTCATTAATATTCTAGCATAAGGACTACATGAGACTGCAATTAGATAACTTAATAGAATGTTAATTAAAATTAGTAAATTAATCAGAGAGCACAGGGTGAAAGGTACCTAGTTTGGGTTTATTCTTAGATGACTcttgaacaaatatttttgttttcatgtcagGCATCTAAGAGAAAGTGGCAGCGTTGGTGCCTGGCTGTCAGGGATTCTCTTTTGGGAAAGCTGGATGTGTTATTAGGAGGAAGAGTTATTCCTCTCCTGCATCACCAAGAGCTAGGGAAAGCGACAAAACAATCCTGCAAATATTTGCTTGAACTACTAAGCAAATCTGCCTCGCCAAGCTCGGTTTTTATTAATAATTCCACCAAATAAGCTTACCTAGCTTAAATACCACGGATAACTGATTGGATTTCCAAAGTGAACTGTGAAAACTCATGACAAAGGTGTGAGTTTTCAGCAATGACATTTGCATTCAAATAAACAACTTGAAAACGATGCATTTACAGTAATCATCTTTATCCACACCTGCAAATATATGCACTGCATCCAGTCAGGCAGTGGAAAGCTCATCATCATTTGTGAAACTGATAAGCGCTGTGATATTCATATTGttcaaaaattatttggaaaaaaacccaaaaccttaagATATACCTGAGAACTTCTTGCATTTGTTCAAGAATAACATGAAAATGGGAAAAGAGCTGAAATCTGTCTTGTTAATTATTCAGTACAGCGTCTGGCTATTTTCATTCAGCTCCGGAGATGAATCTTCAAACTCATTGATGCCCTCTGCTGCCTTGGGACTGATTAGTCACCTGTCACCTCCTCTCGCTGCCCTTTGAAGGATCACGacactcctttccttttctgcaagACGTTTGCAAGTGCTCTGAAGAGAGGCACATCCAAGGCCATGTTCTGCTGCCCACCGAGCCCTGGAGCGCTTCCTCAGCAGGGCAATGGGAAAATAAAACGGGCTGAAAGAcccagcagcgggaggagggcaggggagtGGGGAGGGTTTGTGGGTGACCCCAGCAGTAACTACAGCAAGGCCCCACCTAACCCCA
This is a stretch of genomic DNA from Larus michahellis chromosome 16, bLarMic1.1, whole genome shotgun sequence. It encodes these proteins:
- the LOC141732218 gene encoding LOW QUALITY PROTEIN: uncharacterized protein LOC141732218 (The sequence of the model RefSeq protein was modified relative to this genomic sequence to represent the inferred CDS: inserted 2 bases in 1 codon; substituted 2 bases at 2 genomic stop codons) — encoded protein: MVHDLWIRLGELMVLWLESRALDATQEMKAKPEEIMKEYRLPDNNIIQAGGSRLFPGLEWTLKEMKLQVPAGMFVSIIEPRHEKILCVDWGLHPPLPDVSQTDALNHNARHRRLPKEAALPVQLRRTGSSAERALAQLGALGHPIDALCQQPLPGTAPSCAGRLMLWRQGPARWFFTSALDSVRQQASPRSVISALVGYPKFTLVMFGASHKDRYVREEAQSRMGVLSFTYPMENGVVTSWDDMERIWRXLSEQDLRTKPHERPALLTETLLNPLSHQEKWLRXEVRKLPGACPFGDSVTALFAGGCTAGLVVDSRSGVTVTIPVYXGHYLLCGISRLDFAGRDVTKCLARLLSETGHSFVSTAEREIVGDMKEKLCYVTLDPRQNM